A stretch of the Vulcanisaeta souniana JCM 11219 genome encodes the following:
- a CDS encoding acyl-CoA dehydrogenase family protein, which produces MPDPLLTEEHQLIRGSVREFAERYIVPVARRMDLEDYYPRDLIKDLGKQGFLTPSAPPEYGGPGIDLRGSAVVVEELSRYSPTLGFITEIVNDNIVYALLRYGNNRQREEILPKVASGEWVASYALTEPCCGSDAAAIETRAEKRGGEWIINGRKIWITQGAYADIYLLFARTGPREARHRAITAFLVRRNDCVEVSRLEMMGMRGAGEAEIKFNDCVVSDDDVLGNVNEGFRIAMVTLDLARIGISAVALGLSQGVLDEALEWAKTRTAFGKPLIDWEWIQFQLADIKARLEIGRTVTYKAAWLYDNKDPSFVLYASIAKLYTAQMAVDIARDGVQILGGFGYSKESFSERAYRDAKVLEIAEGTNEIQKMVIHKILMRGLPEVEL; this is translated from the coding sequence ATGCCAGACCCCCTCCTAACCGAAGAGCACCAGCTCATTAGGGGAAGCGTTAGGGAGTTTGCTGAGAGGTACATAGTGCCAGTAGCCAGGAGGATGGACCTCGAGGATTATTATCCAAGGGACCTAATAAAGGACCTCGGTAAGCAGGGCTTCCTAACGCCATCAGCGCCCCCTGAGTATGGCGGGCCAGGTATTGACCTCAGGGGTAGTGCCGTAGTTGTCGAGGAATTAAGTCGGTACAGCCCAACCCTCGGTTTCATCACAGAAATCGTAAATGACAATATAGTATATGCACTGCTCAGATATGGCAACAATAGGCAGAGAGAGGAAATACTGCCAAAGGTTGCCAGTGGCGAGTGGGTTGCATCCTACGCCCTCACTGAGCCGTGTTGTGGTAGTGATGCAGCAGCCATTGAAACTAGGGCAGAGAAGAGGGGCGGCGAATGGATCATAAACGGTAGGAAGATTTGGATCACGCAGGGAGCCTATGCAGACATTTACCTACTTTTTGCCAGGACTGGTCCCAGGGAAGCTAGACACAGGGCAATAACAGCATTCCTTGTAAGGAGGAATGATTGCGTTGAGGTTAGTAGGTTGGAGATGATGGGTATGAGGGGCGCTGGTGAGGCTGAGATCAAGTTTAATGACTGCGTGGTTAGTGACGATGACGTGCTGGGTAATGTTAATGAGGGGTTCAGGATCGCGATGGTGACTCTGGACCTGGCGAGAATTGGTATTTCCGCTGTGGCCCTTGGGCTCTCCCAGGGCGTTCTTGATGAGGCTCTCGAGTGGGCAAAGACAAGGACTGCATTCGGTAAGCCCCTGATTGACTGGGAATGGATCCAGTTCCAGTTAGCTGATATCAAGGCTAGGCTGGAGATTGGTAGGACGGTGACGTATAAGGCGGCCTGGCTTTATGATAATAAGGACCCGTCATTCGTGCTCTACGCCTCAATAGCCAAGTTATATACCGCTCAAATGGCCGTTGATATTGCGAGGGACGGAGTTCAGATACTTGGTGGTTTCGGTTATTCAAAGGAGAGTTTCTCGGAGAGGGCTTATAGGGATGCCAAGGTCCTAGAGATTGCTGAGGGAACTAACGAGATCCAGAAGATGGTAATTCACAAAATACTAATGAGGGGGTTGCCAGAGGTAGAATTATGA
- a CDS encoding uracil-DNA glycosylase — MRIKTVSWYNDFVSRLIQCRACPRLVGYRESVKPLPRFMRYDYWRRPVPPWGDLGNARIMIVGLAPAAHGGNRTGRMFTGDSSAQFLFRALYEAGLSNKPYSISRDDGVAVRCVYITSVVKCAPPNNRPSNEEIRTCVNNWFRYELEYVRPRAIIALGHVAFLGIKLALGIRAEFRHNDHVDFSGIRIFMSYHPSPRNTNTGRLKMEDLVSIFRMAMEYAGCVLT; from the coding sequence ATGCGTATTAAAACTGTGAGTTGGTATAACGACTTCGTAAGTAGATTAATACAGTGCAGGGCATGCCCAAGACTAGTGGGTTATAGGGAGAGTGTTAAGCCATTGCCGAGGTTCATGAGGTATGATTACTGGAGGAGGCCAGTACCACCGTGGGGTGACCTAGGTAATGCTAGGATAATGATTGTTGGATTAGCACCAGCCGCGCACGGTGGTAATAGGACTGGGCGTATGTTCACTGGCGATAGTAGCGCCCAATTCCTGTTTAGGGCCTTGTACGAGGCCGGCCTGTCCAATAAGCCCTATAGTATTTCTAGGGATGATGGTGTTGCGGTTAGGTGCGTGTACATAACATCGGTAGTTAAGTGCGCACCGCCAAATAATAGGCCTAGTAATGAGGAGATCCGTACCTGTGTGAATAATTGGTTTAGGTATGAGCTTGAGTATGTCAGGCCTAGGGCAATAATTGCCCTTGGTCACGTAGCGTTTCTCGGCATTAAACTTGCCCTAGGGATTAGGGCTGAGTTTAGGCATAATGATCATGTCGATTTTAGTGGCATTAGAATATTCATGAGTTATCATCCAAGCCCAAGAAACACCAACACTGGTAGGTTAAAGATGGAGGATTTGGTGAGTATTTTTAGAATGGCTATGGAGTACGCTGGTTGTGTGTTAACCTAG
- a CDS encoding acyl-CoA dehydrogenase family protein — MIPVKHTLLTREHGEFMDLVDELSRRYIEPVADRIDRENYYPREAIRGLGENRVLSPVLPREYGGYGMDILGTALSIEVISRYSGSMGILTEVQGFLVTDAFYTYGTKEMREGLVPRLARGELIGSFALSEPCCGSDAAAIETRAEKRGGEWIINGRKIWITQGAYADIYLLFARTGPREARHRAITAFLVRRSKCIEVSPINVMGIRGTGTSELTFSDCVVGDDDIVGKPNEGFRIAMEALNLGRIAVASVTLGLAEAALMEAMEWIRNRKAFDQPLSNLEWIQFQLADIITYIETMRSIVYDAASRLDRRYEDYYAHASMAKLASVLIGMDVIRRTVQLTGAYGVWNGSKLNRIYRDAKLMEIGEGTNEVQRMVIYRWLSKYLG; from the coding sequence ATGATCCCGGTAAAGCATACATTACTTACTAGGGAGCATGGAGAGTTCATGGATTTAGTGGATGAATTGAGTAGGAGGTATATTGAACCCGTGGCGGATAGGATAGATAGGGAGAACTACTACCCGCGTGAAGCCATTAGGGGACTTGGCGAGAACAGAGTATTATCGCCAGTCCTGCCCAGGGAGTATGGAGGGTACGGCATGGACATACTGGGCACGGCATTATCAATAGAGGTTATATCCAGGTACAGTGGTTCAATGGGTATACTGACGGAGGTACAGGGTTTCCTTGTGACGGATGCCTTCTACACGTATGGTACCAAGGAAATGAGGGAGGGGCTCGTCCCTCGACTTGCTAGGGGTGAATTAATAGGTTCATTTGCGCTCAGTGAGCCGTGTTGTGGTAGTGATGCAGCAGCCATTGAAACTAGGGCAGAGAAGAGGGGCGGCGAATGGATCATAAACGGTAGGAAGATTTGGATCACGCAGGGAGCCTATGCAGACATTTACCTACTTTTTGCCAGGACTGGTCCCAGGGAAGCTAGACACAGGGCAATAACAGCATTCCTTGTGAGAAGGAGTAAGTGCATTGAGGTAAGCCCAATAAATGTCATGGGCATAAGGGGTACAGGCACCTCCGAGTTAACATTCAGCGATTGTGTTGTTGGTGATGATGACATTGTAGGTAAACCCAATGAGGGTTTCAGGATAGCCATGGAAGCATTGAACCTGGGCAGAATTGCCGTAGCCTCAGTAACCCTGGGGCTTGCCGAGGCGGCGCTCATGGAAGCCATGGAGTGGATCAGGAATAGGAAAGCGTTTGACCAACCACTAAGTAACCTGGAGTGGATCCAGTTCCAGTTGGCTGACATAATAACGTATATAGAGACCATGAGATCCATCGTATATGACGCAGCCTCACGCCTTGACCGTAGGTATGAGGATTACTATGCACATGCATCAATGGCTAAGTTGGCCTCCGTGCTCATAGGCATGGACGTAATCCGAAGAACCGTGCAGCTAACGGGGGCGTATGGTGTATGGAACGGCAGCAAACTGAACAGAATCTATAGGGATGCCAAGCTGATGGAGATTGGCGAAGGTACAAACGAGGTTCAGAGGATGGTCATTTATAGGTGGTTAAGTAAATACCTAGGTTAA